The Diorhabda carinulata isolate Delta chromosome 4, icDioCari1.1, whole genome shotgun sequence genomic interval AAAAAGAAGGTTGTTCATTAACGAACGTGAACGATTTGAACGGTACAGTTCAGAATTACGTTAACGAATTGAAGACCATCTGCTCTGCTTGCGATGCTGCCgaagtgaaaaaaatgaatttgaaacaaATCGCTCTCGATCTTAAAAAGGTCCAGGATATTCCTTGTTATTTGATATCAGAGGATGCGAAAGAATTGGAACAATTGACGTAAGTATCGGTATTTAGGAATAAAGaactaaataatatgaattaaaacgaaatttcaaaatcGTTTGATCTGAAATTATCTACTCATCATCGAAAACAACGTGGAAACTAACACTATCACATCTAACAGTCATTATTACATCAAATTGTTTACTAATTCTCCTTCTAGATACTCCTTTATATACACTATCtcattttctagaattttcgaTTTACTGGAAATCTCTAATTTACAGTAAAGTAGTAAACAGTAAGTCAGTGAGGTAACTATGTCACAAAAAATTAGTCGCCACGTTAAAATGAGGTAATTAGGGCGCATTCGCTAAACTTAGGCATCGTTTATCATAATCGAAAGGACCAGCTTCACGTTTTACGTCAATGGACTACTTTGGAAATCTACCAATTAGTTTATTATAGTAATTATTGTGGGACTGTGGCAATCAAACACCAGAGTGTACTCTGCTTTTGtagttatttataattgatgaaatttcataATCCATAGAATGACCTTCATAGAAAACACGTTCTGCCGAAGAACATCTGACAGGATATAATTTGCTGTCATTATTGTGAGAGGTTAGTGAGTgaccaatgtattttttatcacaatttaaaCAGGGAATTTCATAAACTATGTTAATCAATTCATTAGTTGGTGTtctatcttttattttagtaaaaatagattggATTTTAGTGATTTGACTGTACGCTATCTCGATATTATGTTAaataatttcggaaaatttaagggtaactgattttatatttaGTAAGGGTGTATAAGATAAGGGTAAGATAGAATTATTATTCCTCTGTCGTTTGGTGACAAATTtatttcctactttttttcattaaaataattttagcgCTATGTGGGTGATATtaatgataattgatatatcttccaGTCATTATGTTATATTTCGACCATTATTTCAATCCCTACATATTAATAAtcgtacactttggtgtttgattGCCATAATCccaaaataataacatttatatgtatattatagGTTTGAGGTTCGATGAATACGTAGTACATATTAAAAagagtacactttggtgttttattgcCACAATCCCACGATATTAACATTTATATTATAGGTTTGAGGTTCAACCTGTTATCGACAATTTGGAAGAAATGTTtactttaaagaaaaatgacaaCGGTACGTTCAGATTGGTATCTGGAGAGGACCTTCCGTCTGATTATGAAAAGGACGCCAATGATTTGTACTACGACACTGATGTGGAAAGCTGCATAAGTTCATtaagtaataattaattttttgttccatttttacATGTATgtataagttttttaaaatttttagataagaCTGTACTATCCGATGAATCCAAACCTAAACAAGCTTTCAAAACGGgtaaacatcaatttttatttatttatttgttttttattggaatttgtCGACAGGGCGTCAAGTTACATTGGAAAACGAAATGGTTGAAGTAACACATATAGAAAGTTTGGAATGTTTCTATGTgcagttgaaaaaaattcaatatcagtTTGCGCAAATGAATTCTGATATTAATAATTACATCAAATTTGGGGCGCCGATGGTTGAACACCCACAGTTAAGTAAGAGTGGATTATTTTATTCTCtattaatcgattttttgctACATATTCGGACGTTTtgcttttatttaaatttttgtaaggTGAGTTGGTCCTTCGAGTTTGATGATAACAGACGATTCcctattatatacattttattgagGTTagttggtccttcgagccggatgaTAACAGACGacttataaattcataaatatttttattttcttggaagttatttttaatatattgtatacattttaataaatttaaagcaTTACTTGAtttttcggtttatttttgttaaatattattgaattaaataactatttttcatcGATAAAAACCTCTAggaaatatattaatacttttCTGTTATTTTAGATGAACTATATTTAGTTTCGTATCAATCACGAAACGAAAAAATTTGGTGCCGAGGTAGAAttactgaaattaaaaatgGCGAAATGGAACCAATGTATGAAGTATTTTTCATCGATTACGGAAGTTCTCAAACAGTTGATGTATCTAAGTGAGTACAGTATCCACCTCATTCAATAAGTAcacgttagtttagcgttttcgaggtcATAACAACTGTCACTTGATGTTATCAAGCACACTGAGGATTGGATCCACTTTCTGATTAGGTCaggtttaatttattttaggttATGTCATCATAACCAGCTGATCACTAGGAAAATCCACTTCAAAAGGCTAAACCGGATGTAAACCGATCTAATTATTAGTAAAACGGAAGTAGTagtcgataaatggattctgcgacatcgaaaacgctaaactaacgtgTTTTTATAATTGAGAGGAAGTGCCATTTCCgcttatttttgattatttacagAATTAGACAAATTACACCTGATATATCTCGCAAAAAAGCATTTGCCATTCAGTGTACCCTGTCTAATCCATCTGTATCTAGCTGGAATAAAAACGCGCACGTTTATATGGCAAGAATAATAAACGGGTAAGTTTTCGtacgaatttttgaatttattctataaatattcatgttttccatgtttatggcaattttattagattttttattaacaatattcatttttgaagGAAGCAAGTGAGTATGTTAGTCAAAAAAGTCCATAGTGGTGTTCACGTAGTCGATCTCATGGTAACTTCATCTGACAGAGGACAAACGTCCATTATAGACATTTTAAGTCATATGTGCAGCAATGTCAGCGACACTGACACCCCAACCTCTCAAAAGGTGAGAAATATATAATGATAAGTTTTTTGTTTGGCCTttagaacattttctaaatCATTTTGTGATTAAATTTTGTCGTTTGTCAATACtcaattgtcatttgtcattaatTAGTTGCCATTTGTCATTGGTTATtaattgtcatttgtcaattgtcactttAATTAACTTACACATTATGGCGTATGTTGtggatgcatttgaaaataGTGGTTTGAAATAGAGATTTTTTGGTGGGTTGGAAGGAATTGTGATTACCTTGTCATTGTCGTTTATAGTTAATTATTGTCATATGTCAACTGTCAGTTTAATTAATCTATGCATAACAAGGTATGGgatgaattttaaatactgGTTTTTCCAAAAGATTTATAGAAATCAATTATAGTTTGAACTTGTTTTTTGCCTTTTGCCAGTACTAAATTGTCAGTtgtcatttttcattaattgcatgtcatttgtcattttttttatcccCATTGTcagttgttatttgttattaattaattgacatttttcatttatgacATGTTATTTGTCATTAATCAGTTGGTAATAAGTAGATGCCATTTATTGTCATCTGTCATTAATTAGTTGTCAACTGTCAGTTTAATTAACCTACACATGGTGTTTTTCAGTCCTGTGGATACATAGTGGAAAATAGTGTTTTATTGTACTTAGaacatgttttaaaaaatatttttaaatatataaaaagtattggAATTACCTTGTTATTTGTTTTCTCCCCATCCTACACATGAtaacatacaaaatatttaggTCTGtggattaatttgaaaatactgaatatatattcaattttgtatGTTTTGGTCGTTTGTCAATACTCAATTGTAAGTTGTCAGTAATTACTTGTCATTTTTCATTAGTCAGTTGTCAATAATGAGGTGTCATTTGTCATTTCCGACATACGGAGTATATAGTTCTAtggatagattttgaaaaaatgctttttcacAACgattacaatattttgaatatcaataatatattatacttgagaaattaatcattttcaaattttccagaCGTCCTTTAACCGTGGATATAAAATTTTCGCCAATAGTACGGAATTTCGTAAATTTCAACAAGAGAAAATAATCATCGTAAACGTTATAGATCCTCATCATATATTTGTACACATTGTAAGTATCGCATAGTAAATTTAAAGGTGtacgaatttttataaaaattttcgcaGGCTTCGCATTCGGAATctctaaaaaaaatgaacaactaCCTTAGACAAACCTATAGGAATTCGAAGAAAAACAATTGCATCCCCATAGAAGGTATGTTACATATTTATCGAGAAAAATCtgctattaaattttttgtttttcaggaACATACGTGATAGTCGAATACAAAGATAGTATCAGGGGTAATTGGCACAGAGGACTCGTCAACAAAATAGATGTCACCACTGAAAAATGTCACGTTTTACTGATCGATTGGGGTTTAAACGTTACAGTCGATTGGTCGAACATACGGATGATGCAAGAAGATTTTACAAGATTGGAAAGTCAGGTGACTACCTTGTCAGTTGTCTTTTGTCATTATCATaactgatttttcatttattagttgtcatttgtcatttattAATTGTCGTTTgtcattcattcatttattagttgtcatttgtcatttattAATTGTCGTTTGTCATTAAGTCATTTATTAGTTGTAATTTGTCATGTGCCATCAATTAGTTGCCATTTGTCATTCATTAATTGTCGTTTGtcattaattcatttattagttGTCATTTCCCATCAATTAGTTGTCATTTGTCATTCATTAATTGTCATTTGTCAGGTGAATATTATtgcttttgattttaattactcttttttgtaattgtaacaatttttttaggcTATATTAGTGAAGTTAGCGCACGTTGAACCGCTAGATACGACATGGGTAGATACAGCtacaattttcattcaaaaatattttagatcgcaggaaattatgaaaatgatCGTACACGAAATTGATCCTCTCGAGATTGCTTTGTTTGAAATTGTCGGTGACGTAGATATATGTATAAATACGCAACTTGTATTGGAACATTTCGCAGTATCAACGGGAAAAATGTTAGTAATAACAATTTATACAACCAATAGTTCGGATAGTATCGATTTATAGATCTAGCAGAATTAAAATTAGGTTTCGATGcctttaatataaaatttattttggataaacGAGTGTTGTgcaaaaaataaagtttccaATGAGCTACAACCTCGAAGGAAGGTGCTAAATCCGGCAACAGTGTTATGTGTTTAGTCTTGGCTTGGCGGCCGTCTGGAATGGAAAACAGCCACCCGAGGAGATTAATCGACAACTGAACGAGGTTTATGCAAAATTGCACACAAGTTCACGACGAAGAACAGCGAGGAAGACCGAAGAAGATCGATGGCTCAATGTCCTTGAACTTATTGAACGGAATCGTCGAGTCCCCCGGATGGGTAATGGTGTCCCTATACAGTCAAGATGGATAATCAATAATCTGGTGGCGTTAATATCAACATTGTGATCATTAATAGACTTTGTAGGGGTGAATCTTCTTTCCAAATACCTCTTATACtcattgaaatatgaaatagttgttgaaattagaaaataaattttattttcatgtgcggtgctaatttttttatatttatagatcTCAAACGTTAGAATGGCCGAGGAATGATGCCAAAACGAAGCCTTTCCTCGAAGACGACAGTCTCTTGGATGCTCTCTTGAAACGTTTCGATAAATCCATCAACGATTCAGATAACGAGGACGATACCAAcgttgtaaaacaaaaaatcgaaGTTATAGAATTCGTCGATCCCAGTTTGATATACATAAAGTTTTGCAAGAACGaacaaatagaaatgaatttaaacAAAGAGTTACAAATTCATTACAGTAAAGAACGTACGACTAAGGACTCTTGGGACGTTGGAGAATTTTGTATCGTCCTATATAACTTCAGTTATGTCAGAGGGAAAAtcttggaaaaaattaataacaacaaatatAGGGTAAACGTTTATGATAAAGCTGCTAATGTGGAAGTTtctctaaataaaatattcgaatttgataaatattttagtaaatttccCAACGTGGCTTATAAGGCGCATTTGGCTAATATTAGACCCGCAGGAGGGGACAAATGGAGTTTATCTTCTATCGAAGCTTTAGAAAGGTAAAttagtaatataaaaaaaaaatatttggatactTTATAACgtttactatattttatttatactgaaGACCACTAAAACAACACTTACAATTAAATTGTCTGGTCCTTTGAGCCGGATATGAACCGGGGAAGAATCGAAGGACCAATTAATGTAATGTAGTGGTGGAAGTtctaatttatgttttattcaattatttgatgaaaGATAGAGGCAAGGAAACCATCgaataactaaaaaacaaaaaaaaattgtcaattataaaatgaattgattagagaaataaagaaaaaccaaCCTAATCATATTCTTATTGAGTTGTACATACATTTTCATGTGTTTAGATGTTGATTAAATTCccaaatcaatttatttcggtgaataactcaaaaataaaaataattggaagaaaGTTTGTCAATTATGGATTAAATCACTTAGagagatgaagaaaaattaactTAATCATGTTTTTATTAAGCTCCAGCTCAATTTTCTTATGACAGGATGTTGATTACTTTCCCTAATTAATTTAACTTGCTgaataacaacaaaatgttgtTAATTGTATTATATTAATCATGGATGGTTGAGTGGACGTAACCTTATCATGGTAAAAATTTATGTATCTCCACCGATTatggaaaaacaagttttcGAACAATAGTAGTGACATGTTAACTATATTTGTATCCTTTTTAGATTGTTTGAGAAGTACGAGATATTCGGTACCAGAGTAGAAGGTGATACTACTGGAAAATCAATACCGATGCAAATGTGGTACGCACACGTCAAAATGGGTGGCGCTTTAGAAGCttccaaaacaaaatttatttcattaaatcaGTTGCTTATTAAACTTGGATTCGCTTACAAATTACATAGTACAAGAAGTTCACCGAATAACACTGAAATTTCAATTAGGTAtacgaataaaatattcataatttttttaaatgaacaaaaCTTATCAAAATTTGTCATAATGAGGGAAAATCTAGttaaaacgataattttttgattaaatattagttttctTGATGTAGTGGTTTAAATATTAGTCTGCAAAACAAGACGACCTTCAAAAAGGGCGTTGAAATGTAGGTCTCTTTTATCTATGTTTATAATTAGAATGATTACAAAGAAATTGGTGTAGTACAACCAGGTCAAagtcaaattataataaaataatcatcaaatttAATATAGGCCTGAAAAAGACAtgaaaactgtcaaaaatattgGATCAGGACATCTGAACCCTATTAGATGTCCTTATATAGGTTGTGCtaataagaagaagaaactacAGATTGTATTAACAAACATTTCTCAGTATAAGGCATAGGAGATCCATTGGgcagaaaatatttgaataattcagTCTTTTAGCTAATAGACTATAAGAAGAATAAAGACCACAATGGATTTCGAAAGGTAACAGTGGAATGGATCGCTCTAAATCTAAATCTGTTGAGCATATAATACCTCAAAGTGGTAATATTATGggtcaataaaaatattatggatACAAGGAGCTGGATTGGGCATTTTTAGACTAGAATAGATTTCAAAAGGTCGTAGTAGAATAGGTTACAAGTTATCTCTATGAAATCTATGTATCTGTCAATTGGAGAGCACAATACGGTTAGAAGTAGCAAGATGGATACAGATCAATTCGAAATGGTAATCAATTACCATCAATCATGGATCAATATGGGTCGAAATGCACCTTTCTGTTATATAGATGGTTCTAAGTTAGCTTAAGGAGCTGAGTTGGATAGGAATGGTAGAATGTGGTAATTGCAAATTCTACGAGCATGAAAAAAGTATCTACTCTGGTACTGGAGTAGTacttttagaagaaaaatagcTTCATTGGGAATAGTTTCTGTGTTATGGAGGCAGAACAATGAGACTCGAGAGTTATGCTCTTGGGAATATGTGAAGAGCGACTAATAAGGCAAAAAAATTCCCCAAACAATCCACGGTTAAAAGAAATTACCGTGCTCTTCTACGGAGAGTCGTTtacttattcattattttttttttcgtaatttttcataTGATTTGATGGTTATTTGAAATTCTAGATCGACTAAATCCAGCGACAGTCCTTTGTTGTGTGCTATTAAAAAAACAGCAGGCCTCGATTCTTCATCCGATGCTTGTTCAGATCAAGATTCTATCGTAGAAGAAACTAAAAGTGAAGATGCACCAGGTAATtgttctataaaaaaatcatatctttGCACTTATTtctaaaacaaacaattcaatTATTAGATGTTCCAATTAATGTGAATTTTCTcctattttcagaaaattcaattttttttaacttcggGAACAATTTCATGGGaagtttcacaaaattttgattcattacTCTATGTGCGATGTActtaaaaagtttataaagtGAAATTTCGTATTATTGAAAGTTGAATCATCTCCTTGTTATATTTCTTCTCTAAATATACTGTTACTGAGGTTATTTTGGTTCCCAACCCTGTTCTAAGCTCCCCTATTAACAGTCCCCCTCAATTTCTTCATGAATATGTTCTTCCCATATACTTCAGATCATTCGATGTCTGTGCAATCGTATAGACAAGGCccaatctatataaaaaaaagaagaataaccttgttacagttatcaattttttgtatacagccattttaaatacatacactttttttctattaataatctGAATTAGTTGTGTCTCAGTATGAGTTACTGGTGTTGTGTTTTTTAGATTCAAAGTCTATAgaacaacaaaaagaaaaagaaccgataaaaagttttaaatctTTGACTGATTGGAACGAATTGATGGAGGAAGAAGAAAAGTTGAAGAAGTGTGAAAATGACGTAGAAGAAGCAGAAATCGAAGATTGGATAGAACctttttctataaaagaaaCGGAATTTTATGCTTGGATCACTTGCGCCGAAACCGGaggaattttatatttaaggTAACCATGTAATTGATATATACcgacatatatatttatttagactattatatttttctcaGGGAGGAGAAGttacaaaatgtttataaagAAATGGAGCAGAATAtcaaagaatattttgataaggaACCTCCTTCGCCTCCCGATGACGATTGGCAACCGGGCCATTTATGTACCATAAATTATAACGACTTTTATTATAGGGGAAAAGTTTATAAAGTGAACAATCCTGATGATATCACGGTTGTGATGATCGATTTCGGTAGTGATCATAAACTTTCCTCCAAAAATGTGAGTATTATCTATTTAGTTTATTGTTTTTCGCTgctttaaaatgttttattaattctaattaattttcagttgatacGTAAAATTCTGTACCCGCAAATACCGGCGTttgcttcaaaaataaaactgcataaAATATACCCAAAGTCCGGAGCATGGTTAGATTCCGATTACCAAACTCTCTTGGACATAGTATCCGAATACAGTAAAATAATCATAAAGAGTTCCTTAGAAGACGAAATACCATCAGCAGAAGTTTTTACAGATAAAGGAGTTAACGTTAATCAATATTTAGTACATACTTGCCCGAATTTAAGAAGAAGCGAACCTAAATTAGTCGATGGATCTGATAGCGACAGTGTTATAGAAGAAGAAGTTATAATCGAAGACGAACAAATCGTCGATGATGAAGAATCCGGTTTGGTAACTATTTCTTAACAGTATactaaaaatcaaattacatttttttttcagatccATATTGGTTTTATAATTGATACCACTAAATATACCTACAAGGTGTTACCATTATCCAACGAAGATTCAAACGAAAAAATCGCCGTTTCTATAATGTCTGTATTGGATTACAACAAAATTGCACTGAAAGAAACCGCAACTATAACCGACGAATTTTTCGAATTGGGCgagaaaatgcaaaaaaccaTCGAGTATCAACCAGTGATAGAAAATCTGGAGAACGGTATGCCTTGCGCTTGCCAATTCTCGGAAGACATGATTTGGTACAGGGCGCAAATATACAACATGGACGGCTTGGATTGCGGTtacgtttttgtatttttcgtcGATTTCGGTAACGTGGAATCAGTACCGGTGACGGATATTAAAATGATGCGACCGGAATGGTTCGATTTACCGGTTTCTTGTCATATTGCTAACGTGAATATCGAATTGGTTTcggataaaaatattcaacatgtTACTCAGTTTATGAAAAAGCTCTATGGTAAAAATAAGCTTGCTAATATTGTTTCTAAGGCACCGCTTTCTATCGATTTGTTCGATTTGGACggtgaaatttattataaatcctTACTGGAAAAGGgtttaatcaaaatgaaatagtTCATTTAAACCACTTTATTAGtggaatttattattgtttttacatttttgtagaattattttttttttattatttcatcaattaatattgtttaaaaataaatctgtaGCAATTCAATtgttgtttaaatttttatcgaaaCGATTGAGgataatgaatgaatattttcgtggaaaattaatcaataaattcttattttccGGTGGAAACTGCAAGAATAAAATCTTTTCCTATAGCAGTCAAACATTCGCAGCTCAGCTATCTTAGCTGTCCACCAGTACTGTGGTCATCTTTTACTCCTCTGTCGGGTTTTTGGCATTGTTATTGCATAGCCGCTCTGTTAGTTCGGCCATTCGCCATCG includes:
- the LOC130892517 gene encoding uncharacterized protein LOC130892517 isoform X2, translated to MYNLELNQPGSSRQAYNYSFYSDHFTRNTAADRVRESNRGTRHNTQNIQHNPNLMNYSHLQWHPQNMIPPTNIQNHQKDRKYNKRHPHQNWKNKTYNLNSNSDQKNDTLIKSGDIDYKIYKCPNCSLQFDFINRNNFFVGKVPLILDCKHTVCQDCIQKIAKDNAVLCPICKNPSVLPPRYSPENLQDFFSPNFFLIGYIMWCKTQRANPHFMSLVPVQNRRSISPISCPTPEKQHTGETCCFLSCNKKATLKCQDCSDVYCPDCCTAVHKSAKSLWSHKQISLKDDNKKPKSQLEFCSEHELDVDFYCTICNIEVCCYCFIEKHEGHTKENLAKLDEVEIEEFKLNREKAKKTLKQLLITQKRLRDMRTCNTANIRKRISNYFVNLHSKLQCIEKQLKKEISNYEKEGCSLTNVNDLNGTVQNYVNELKTICSACDAAEVKKMNLKQIALDLKKVQDIPCYLISEDAKELEQLTFEVQPVIDNLEEMFTLKKNDNGTFRLVSGEDLPSDYEKDANDLYYDTDVESCISSLNKTVLSDESKPKQAFKTGRQVTLENEMVEVTHIESLECFYVQLKKIQYQFAQMNSDINNYIKFGAPMVEHPQLNELYLVSYQSRNEKIWCRGRITEIKNGEMEPMYEVFFIDYGSSQTVDVSKIRQITPDISRKKAFAIQCTLSNPSVSSWNKNAHVYMARIINGKQVSMLVKKVHSGVHVVDLMVTSSDRGQTSIIDILSHMCSNVSDTDTPTSQKTSFNRGYKIFANSTEFRKFQQEKIIIVNVIDPHHIFVHIASHSESLKKMNNYLRQTYRNSKKNNCIPIEGTYVIVEYKDSIRGNWHRGLVNKIDVTTEKCHVLLIDWGLNVTVDWSNIRMMQEDFTRLESQAILVKLAHVEPLDTTWVDTATIFIQKYFRSQEIMKMIVHEIDPLEIALFEIVGDVDICINTQLVLEHFAVSTGKISQTLEWPRNDAKTKPFLEDDSLLDALLKRFDKSINDSDNEDDTNVVKQKIEVIEFVDPSLIYIKFCKNEQIEMNLNKELQIHYSKERTTKDSWDVGEFCIVLYNFSYVRGKILEKINNNKYRVNVYDKAANVEVSLNKIFEFDKYFSKFPNVAYKAHLANIRPAGGDKWSLSSIEALERLFEKYEIFGTRVEGDTTGKSIPMQMWYAHVKMGGALEASKTKFISLNQLLIKLGFAYKLHSTRSSPNNTEISIRSTKSSDSPLLCAIKKTAGLDSSSDACSDQDSIVEETKSEDAPDSKSIEQQKEKEPIKSFKSLTDWNELMEEEEKLKKCENDVEEAEIEDWIEPFSIKETEFYAWITCAETGGILYLREEKLQNVYKEMEQNIKEYFDKEPPSPPDDDWQPGHLCTINYNDFYYRGKVYKVNNPDDITVVMIDFGSDHKLSSKNLIRKILYPQIPAFASKIKLHKIYPKSGAWLDSDYQTLLDIVSEYSKIIIKSSLEDEIPSAEVFTDKGVNVNQYLVHTCPNLRRSEPKLVDGSDSDSVIEEEVIIEDEQIVDDEESDPYWFYN
- the LOC130892517 gene encoding uncharacterized protein LOC130892517 isoform X1, with amino-acid sequence MYNLELNQPGSSRQAYNYSFYSDHFTRNTAADRVRESNRGTRHNTQNIQHNPNLMNYSHLQWHPQNMIPPTNIQNHQKDRKYNKRHPHQNWKNKTYNLNSNSDQKNDTLIKSGDIDYKIYKCPNCSLQFDFINRNNFFVGKVPLILDCKHTVCQDCIQKIAKDNAVLCPICKNPSVLPPRYSPENLQDFFSPNFFLIGYIMWCKTQRANPHFMSLVPVQNRRSISPISCPTPEKQHTGETCCFLSCNKKATLKCQDCSDVYCPDCCTAVHKSAKSLWSHKQISLKDDNKKPKSQLEFCSEHELDVDFYCTICNIEVCCYCFIEKHEGHTKENLAKLDEVEIEEFKLNREKAKKTLKQLLITQKRLRDMRTCNTANIRKRISNYFVNLHSKLQCIEKQLKKEISNYEKEGCSLTNVNDLNGTVQNYVNELKTICSACDAAEVKKMNLKQIALDLKKVQDIPCYLISEDAKELEQLTFEVQPVIDNLEEMFTLKKNDNGTFRLVSGEDLPSDYEKDANDLYYDTDVESCISSLNKTVLSDESKPKQAFKTGRQVTLENEMVEVTHIESLECFYVQLKKIQYQFAQMNSDINNYIKFGAPMVEHPQLNELYLVSYQSRNEKIWCRGRITEIKNGEMEPMYEVFFIDYGSSQTVDVSKIRQITPDISRKKAFAIQCTLSNPSVSSWNKNAHVYMARIINGKQVSMLVKKVHSGVHVVDLMVTSSDRGQTSIIDILSHMCSNVSDTDTPTSQKTSFNRGYKIFANSTEFRKFQQEKIIIVNVIDPHHIFVHIASHSESLKKMNNYLRQTYRNSKKNNCIPIEGTYVIVEYKDSIRGNWHRGLVNKIDVTTEKCHVLLIDWGLNVTVDWSNIRMMQEDFTRLESQAILVKLAHVEPLDTTWVDTATIFIQKYFRSQEIMKMIVHEIDPLEIALFEIVGDVDICINTQLVLEHFAVSTGKISQTLEWPRNDAKTKPFLEDDSLLDALLKRFDKSINDSDNEDDTNVVKQKIEVIEFVDPSLIYIKFCKNEQIEMNLNKELQIHYSKERTTKDSWDVGEFCIVLYNFSYVRGKILEKINNNKYRVNVYDKAANVEVSLNKIFEFDKYFSKFPNVAYKAHLANIRPAGGDKWSLSSIEALERLFEKYEIFGTRVEGDTTGKSIPMQMWYAHVKMGGALEASKTKFISLNQLLIKLGFAYKLHSTRSSPNNTEISIRSTKSSDSPLLCAIKKTAGLDSSSDACSDQDSIVEETKSEDAPDSKSIEQQKEKEPIKSFKSLTDWNELMEEEEKLKKCENDVEEAEIEDWIEPFSIKETEFYAWITCAETGGILYLREEKLQNVYKEMEQNIKEYFDKEPPSPPDDDWQPGHLCTINYNDFYYRGKVYKVNNPDDITVVMIDFGSDHKLSSKNLIRKILYPQIPAFASKIKLHKIYPKSGAWLDSDYQTLLDIVSEYSKIIIKSSLEDEIPSAEVFTDKGVNVNQYLVHTCPNLRRSEPKLVDGSDSDSVIEEEVIIEDEQIVDDEESGLIHIGFIIDTTKYTYKVLPLSNEDSNEKIAVSIMSVLDYNKIALKETATITDEFFELGEKMQKTIEYQPVIENLENGMPCACQFSEDMIWYRAQIYNMDGLDCGYVFVFFVDFGNVESVPVTDIKMMRPEWFDLPVSCHIANVNIELVSDKNIQHVTQFMKKLYGKNKLANIVSKAPLSIDLFDLDGEIYYKSLLEKGLIKMK